In Treponema sp. OMZ 798, the following proteins share a genomic window:
- a CDS encoding ABC transporter substrate-binding protein → MNKYFNMDESVFDITERFPETIRYLAEKGFTPLTNPLMRKIMGKKISLEKALLTKNLDIGLCEKELIEVIEQNKNIGFAEIDSSLEKKNAQNTGYDDGKKNIRIEGVLPCPIRIPLLEAFKEFHSKYIEENKDGLEKQNYKISYDLRSANLGIDWIIKEAQTGKKENLPDILLSAGFELFFDKKLMGSFIENKDFHCSIEKMNKDFCNDYIDLRDSKKNYAIIGVVPAVMIVNTAMLKGRKIPETWEDLLAPEFENSAAIPFSDLDLFNSVILNIYSRFGDEGIKKLGRACSTSLHPAQMVKGKASLILKGPKPAANEPPAVNISPYFFSKMIKEDSALKTVWPKDGAITAPIFMLVKKENEALTKAFADFFLSEKTGKVFSESGFFPSTNPDVDNRLSEDKKFSWVGWDFIYQNDIGSLLEKIKKDFEIAAGKI, encoded by the coding sequence ATGAATAAATATTTTAATATGGATGAAAGTGTTTTTGATATTACCGAACGCTTTCCTGAAACGATAAGATACTTGGCAGAAAAAGGTTTTACACCTCTTACCAATCCCCTTATGCGCAAAATAATGGGGAAAAAGATAAGTCTTGAAAAAGCCCTTTTAACCAAGAATCTTGATATCGGCTTGTGCGAAAAAGAGCTTATTGAAGTTATCGAACAAAATAAAAATATCGGTTTTGCCGAAATAGATTCAAGCTTAGAAAAGAAAAACGCACAAAACACCGGTTATGATGACGGCAAAAAAAATATAAGAATTGAGGGAGTTCTTCCATGTCCTATAAGAATCCCCTTGCTTGAAGCCTTTAAAGAATTTCATTCCAAGTATATTGAAGAAAATAAAGATGGGCTTGAAAAACAAAACTATAAAATCAGCTATGATCTTCGTTCCGCAAACCTCGGAATCGACTGGATAATAAAAGAAGCTCAAACAGGAAAAAAGGAAAACCTCCCCGATATTCTCCTTTCTGCAGGGTTTGAGCTTTTTTTCGACAAAAAACTAATGGGCTCCTTTATCGAAAACAAGGACTTTCACTGTTCAATAGAAAAAATGAATAAGGACTTTTGCAACGATTATATCGATCTTAGAGACAGCAAAAAAAATTATGCAATTATAGGAGTCGTTCCTGCGGTAATGATTGTAAATACCGCAATGCTAAAGGGAAGAAAAATCCCTGAAACTTGGGAAGATCTCCTTGCGCCCGAATTTGAAAACTCGGCAGCAATACCTTTCAGCGATTTAGACCTCTTTAATTCGGTCATCCTAAATATCTACAGCCGTTTTGGAGATGAAGGCATAAAAAAATTAGGCAGGGCATGCAGCACTTCCCTTCATCCGGCACAAATGGTAAAGGGCAAGGCTTCTCTTATTTTAAAAGGCCCTAAGCCGGCAGCAAATGAACCGCCGGCCGTAAATATAAGCCCCTACTTTTTTTCTAAGATGATAAAAGAAGACTCGGCATTAAAAACCGTCTGGCCCAAAGACGGAGCTATAACAGCTCCTATTTTTATGCTTGTCAAAAAAGAAAACGAAGCTTTAACAAAGGCCTTTGCAGACTTCTTTCTTTCAGAAAAAACAGGAAAGGTATTTTCGGAAAGCGGGTTTTTCCCGTCGACAAATCCCGATGTGGATAACCGTTTAAGTGAAGATAAAAAATTCTCTTGGGTAGGCTGGGATTTTATTTACCAAAACGACATAGGTTCTCTTTTAGAAAAAATCAAAAAAGATTTTGAAATAGCAGCAGGAAAAATTTAA
- a CDS encoding GTP-binding protein → MNLIIFSGPPSSGKTSVILKTIEALKKQNIKTGAVKFDCLYTDDDLLYQKAGVPVQKGISGSLCPDHFFVSNIEEAVQWGIKEGLDLLVSESAGLCNRCSPYIKNILGICVIDNLSGINTPKKIGPLLKSADIVVITKGDIVSQAEREVFAARVNAVNPRAVIMHVNGLTGQGAFELSTLLTDKAEDISTVQGMELRFPMPAALCSYCLGETRIGENFQMGNIRKMKIAEE, encoded by the coding sequence ATGAACTTAATAATATTTTCAGGCCCGCCCTCGTCGGGCAAAACGAGCGTAATCTTAAAAACAATTGAAGCTCTAAAAAAACAAAATATAAAAACGGGGGCAGTAAAATTCGACTGCCTTTATACTGATGATGACCTTTTATATCAAAAGGCCGGAGTTCCCGTTCAAAAAGGAATCTCCGGCTCCCTATGTCCCGATCACTTCTTTGTGTCAAACATAGAGGAGGCCGTGCAATGGGGAATCAAGGAAGGGCTTGACCTTTTGGTAAGCGAGTCCGCAGGGCTTTGTAACCGTTGTTCCCCCTATATAAAAAATATTTTAGGTATCTGCGTAATCGATAACCTGTCGGGGATAAATACGCCGAAAAAAATAGGCCCTCTTTTAAAGTCCGCCGACATTGTAGTTATCACAAAGGGAGACATCGTTTCTCAGGCAGAGAGGGAAGTTTTTGCGGCAAGGGTAAATGCCGTAAATCCTAGGGCAGTCATCATGCATGTAAACGGTCTTACGGGCCAAGGCGCCTTTGAGCTCAGCACCCTTTTAACGGATAAGGCCGAAGATATTTCTACAGTACAAGGCATGGAGCTGCGCTTTCCCATGCCTGCCGCCCTTTGCTCTTATTGTTTGGGTGAAACAAGAATAGGAGAAAATTTCCAGATGGGAAATATCCGCAAGATGAAAATTGCCGAGGAATAG
- a CDS encoding ATP-binding cassette domain-containing protein, whose translation MNNEFYLNDENTEVKKLSEKSIQDILSEYPFIEDFINENRLIEIGILKNKEQTLKEFLQSLSDELCEEEAVNREELYDAFFEYIIQMRAFLNLEDANEVKSLTILPGTNKSGEAETFDELTLYTSQIISIVGPTGSGKSRLLADIEWTAQGDTPTSRSILINGKTPDKTIRFSVNNKLVAQLSQNMNFVMDLSVKEFIELHAESRLIQNKEGAVKNIIEAANNLAGEKFNLDTPITALSGGQSRALMIADTAILSSSPIVLIDEIENAGIDRKKALELLVSKEKIVLMATHDPALALYADKRIVIKNGGIAAVIETSKKEKEILTELELMDSKIQNMRARLRAGEELGLTGKARI comes from the coding sequence ATGAACAATGAATTTTATTTAAATGATGAAAATACAGAGGTTAAAAAACTTTCTGAAAAATCGATTCAAGATATTTTAAGCGAATACCCTTTTATTGAAGATTTTATAAATGAAAACCGCTTGATTGAAATAGGTATTTTAAAAAACAAAGAGCAAACTTTAAAAGAATTTTTACAATCTCTTTCAGACGAGCTTTGCGAAGAGGAGGCCGTAAACAGGGAAGAACTGTACGATGCCTTTTTTGAATATATAATTCAAATGAGGGCCTTTTTAAATTTGGAAGATGCAAACGAGGTTAAAAGCCTTACAATTCTCCCGGGAACAAATAAGTCGGGAGAGGCGGAAACCTTTGATGAGCTTACCCTCTATACTTCTCAAATTATTTCGATTGTGGGCCCTACAGGTTCAGGAAAGTCAAGGCTCCTAGCCGATATCGAATGGACAGCTCAAGGGGACACACCCACAAGCCGCAGCATCTTGATTAACGGAAAAACGCCGGATAAAACAATCCGTTTTTCGGTAAACAATAAACTTGTAGCCCAGCTTTCGCAAAACATGAACTTTGTAATGGATTTGTCTGTCAAGGAATTTATCGAGCTCCATGCGGAAAGCCGGCTCATCCAAAACAAAGAAGGTGCGGTAAAAAATATCATAGAGGCGGCAAACAATCTTGCAGGCGAAAAATTTAATTTGGATACGCCGATAACGGCCTTGAGCGGAGGACAGTCGAGGGCTCTTATGATTGCAGATACGGCTATTTTAAGCTCCTCTCCCATCGTCCTCATAGACGAAATAGAAAACGCAGGTATTGACCGTAAAAAAGCCTTGGAACTCTTGGTTTCAAAGGAAAAAATTGTTTTAATGGCTACCCATGACCCGGCCCTTGCCCTCTATGCAGATAAACGCATAGTTATCAAAAACGGAGGGATAGCCGCTGTTATAGAAACTTCAAAAAAAGAAAAAGAAATTCTAACAGAACTTGAACTTATGGATTCAAAAATTCAAAACATGAGAGCTAGGCTAAGGGCAGGAGAAGAGCTTGGGCTTACAGGCAAGGCAAGAATATAG
- a CDS encoding formylglycine-generating enzyme family protein: protein MKNTNFKLKTKVLNRAVSITALLLAAGLFIGLLTGCPTGQGKSGGSQSSEVIPNTPGKAYTVEGVTFVMKSIKAVSGAGNQLGAEYIYNNGLHDIQLSAYSIGETEVTQELWNKVMDKNPSVFKSNPASGEVQQRRPVENINWYHAIAFCNKLSLKLNLEPCYTVKVGGSPVDFDTLTFDQIPTTDNADWNKAELDMSKNGFRLPTEAEWEWAAKGGKKYIWPNTNQKDRLIEYAWYSNYDGGDSDLKTHEVKKKKPNYYGLYDIAGNVMEWCWDWQADIHTGDSFPQDYPGPASGSIRVKRGGSWDGFAFNCTVGYRYSDSPYLRFSDLGIRLACRP from the coding sequence ATGAAGAACACTAATTTCAAACTTAAGACTAAGGTCTTAAATCGGGCAGTATCTATTACTGCATTGTTGTTGGCTGCGGGACTTTTTATCGGCTTATTAACCGGTTGTCCTACAGGTCAGGGAAAATCAGGCGGAAGTCAATCTTCCGAAGTAATTCCTAATACTCCCGGAAAGGCTTACACTGTGGAAGGTGTAACTTTTGTGATGAAGTCTATAAAGGCTGTAAGCGGTGCCGGGAATCAGCTGGGAGCAGAGTATATCTATAATAATGGATTACATGATATACAGCTTTCAGCCTACAGCATAGGAGAAACTGAGGTAACGCAGGAGTTGTGGAACAAAGTTATGGATAAAAATCCCAGTGTTTTTAAATCTAATCCTGCATCCGGAGAGGTACAACAAAGGCGTCCTGTAGAAAACATCAACTGGTACCATGCAATAGCCTTTTGTAATAAGCTCAGCCTAAAGCTTAATCTTGAACCTTGCTATACGGTAAAAGTTGGAGGAAGTCCTGTTGATTTTGATACTCTTACCTTTGATCAAATTCCCACAACCGATAATGCTGATTGGAATAAGGCTGAACTAGATATGAGTAAGAACGGCTTTAGGCTTCCGACGGAGGCAGAATGGGAGTGGGCTGCTAAGGGAGGAAAAAAATATATATGGCCTAATACAAATCAAAAGGATAGGTTAATAGAATATGCTTGGTATTCAAATTATGACGGTGGAGATTCGGATCTAAAGACCCATGAAGTTAAAAAGAAAAAGCCTAATTATTATGGCCTTTACGACATCGCAGGAAATGTAATGGAGTGGTGCTGGGATTGGCAGGCCGATATCCATACCGGGGACTCTTTCCCTCAAGACTATCCTGGCCCAGCTTCAGGCTCTATCCGTGTTAAACGCGGCGGCAGCTGGGACGGCTTCGCGTTCAACTGCACTGTAGGCTACCGGTACAGCGACAGTCCTTACCTCAGGTTCAGCGATCTTGGCATCCGCTTGGCTTGCCGGCCCTAA